AATTGTCGATTTAGGGTGAACAATATTGGGAGGAAGGGTGAACAAGGTGCGTTCGTGGCGTCACGTGAGCAACACCAGACGAGATCGTTCGATTGCTCATTGTCATCGCTCAGTCAGACCAAGGGTAGCTATCGAATCAGAATTCTTGTTGAGCTCGAAGGGATGAAATGAGATGCTGTAGCATGAAGCTGTCCCAAAGAATACATTTGCCGCGACCGCTTTTCATTGAAATTTAGGGGTAAGTCAGATTGCAATGAGAATCTTTTTATTGGGTCTCACTTGTGTATCTTGTCGCCGAGGGGCGATTGGCCTGGTCTGTCGTACCTTTTTTGATTCATGCATTCTGTGAATGCAGTTTTGAATGGTCTGTTTCCGATATCAGATATTCCTCGAAAAGAGTTCACTCGTGAAAAAATGTCATCCGGTTTATGCCACTGTTGCGGGCTTTTGCTTAATTGCAATCGGCTTATCGTTGTGTCGCTTTGCCTACGCCCCCTTGATCCCATCGATGATCGATCATCATTGGGTAACAGCTTCTGGAGCCGGCTATTTAGGCGGGTTCAATTTTCTTGGCTACTTGATTGGGTGTGGGGCTGCCTTGTTCTTGCCAAGGCGGATCGGCGTCACCTTGTTGATGCGTTTTTCTCTTGTATTAGCCGTCGTTGGCCAATCGATGTGTGTCTGGGATCTAGGCTTTGCCTGGTTGGCGTTGGCGCGGTTCCTGGCCGGATTGGCGGGCGCCTCTTTGGTGATTCACGCGCCGGAGGTGGTGTTAAAACATATTTCAGAGCGTTGGAAGACGGTTGTAAACGGAGTAGTCTTTGCTGGAGCTGGGGCGACTATCGTTTTCGTATGTCTGTTATTGCCGACGTTTCTAGCGATTTCTGTCAACGCGGGGTGGATGTTTGAAGCCGGTTTAACGCTGATTGCAGCGGTGATCGCCTGGCCGATTGCTCGATCAACTGAGCCGCTGGCTGGGGAAAAACAAGCATCACTTCCCAAATTGGAACGGCCGACAGCGTTCGCCCTTTTGCTGATCGGAATAGCGTATTTTCTCGCTGCGATCAGTATCACGCCGCACACGCTATTCTTGCCTGACTATCTTCATAATCGATTTGGAACAACGGCCGCGGTCAGTAGCCGCTTGTTTAGTCTTGTCGGTTTGGGATCCCTTGTCGGAGCCCTAACCAGTGGAGTGATTGCTCGATTGTTAGGTACTCAATTGGCGCTGATGATCAATTATCTGCTGGGAGCGGTTGGCGTCTTGATGGTGCTTGTGTTTGCCAACGTGACTCTGATTACCGTGTCCGCGTTTCTGATTGGTTTTTTTCTTTTGTGCTGCGTTCCGCTAACATCGGTACGTTGTCGTGAGATTTCGGGCAGAATTCGAGCCTCTCACGATTGGGGAGTTCTTACGTTGATGTTCGGGGTGGGATTGGCAGTTGGAAGTTATGGAATGTCCGGATTGCTTTCACGAGGTGTGTCGTATTATCGGTTGTTTGTCATCGCACAGGTCACGTCGCTTGCTTCTCTCTTGCTTTCGATTTGGCTGTTGAAGGGCACACATCAACAGACAACCTCCGATTCGTTGACGGAGGCCAGACAGCATGAGGCAGCGGACTAATATTTCAAGTTGCGTTACTTTAGCTTAGGAAGGATGGGCCGAGCGAAGATAGGATGCGTTTCACAAGGGGCACGGGTTAATCGTGGTGGGCATTGGGCTGCGGAAGAGTCGCCGAGGCATAGTTGATCTCAACGTATCAGCGTCCAATTTGTGGTGAAAGGAATTTACGAACTCGCTCGTTTTGATCCGTGCCTGCCACGGATATTCGGGGAAAGAAAGCCGATAGTTATTCCGGCGGTAGTGGCGCTTCACTGAGATCGGCCGGAGTGTTTGAAAAACGATTTTCGGATGGGTTCAACGGTTTGGGAGGTGCCCCTGGCGTTTGACCGATGGCGCGTACCAGTTCAATTTGGCTCCGATTGTGATTTGCGACGGCGTTCGTGTAGTCGTCCAGCGATGTTTGCAAAGCGGTGATCGACTGTAGCAATTCCAATGGCAGCCCCTCTGCTTCTTTGACACGTTCGAAATTGAGTCGATTGCTGCGTTCAGCTTCTTGCGCCCCTTGCATGGCGATGCGAACTTGTTCTCGATATCCGGCCACATTGCTCGCGGCCGTGACAATTTGTGCAGCCACATTATCGCGGGCTAGCTGAAAACGGATTTGAGCCTGACGGAATTGACTGCGGCTACGGTTTCGGTCGGCCCTGTTGCCGTAACCGACGTTTTCAAGTTCCCAAACAGCTTGTAGGTCGATGTCGCTTCGACCGGCTTGGTTTTCGAATTCTGTTGCCTGCCCTCCACCGAATGAACCCCCGCTGGCTCCAACCATCACGTTGGGTAACCAAGGTCGCCAACGTTCTTGAGCCACACGTCCAGCCGTGGCAGCAATTAAAGCGTTTGACTGCGCCAATTCGGGACGTGTGGACATCCCAAGGGCGATCAGTTCTTCAATCGGAGTCGTTGGATCGACGAGTTCGATGACGGCAACTTTTTCTTCAGCAGGAGCGAGCTTCAAGGACGCGTCAAGGCGAATGAGTCGCACGAGTTCTGCGCTGGCAACGGCGATTTGACGCTTTGCCTCATCCACAACTCGTTCTTGCATCGCAAAGGCGGCTTTCGCCCGACTTGCATCTGCTTCACTGCCCGCACCTGCTTGTGCGAAATCTGTTGTGAGGCGTAATAAGGTCCGATTTGCCGACAGGACCACCTGAGCATTCGCCAGTCTTCCGTAAGCTTCTAGCAAGTTGAAATAGGCGAGGCCAATTGTGGATAACGAGTCGTTAAAGACGCGACTACGGTTAGCCCGTTGGGCAGCCAATAAATTGTTGAATACCTGGGGTTCAAAGATTGCATCGGATAGCGATAAATTGACGATCATACGGGGCGGACCACTTGCTGCACCCGTGAGCGGGGCTGTACCAAGGCCGGCTCCGCCACCTACAAAGAGTGAGTTTCGACTCACTTCCAGAATGTTTCCTTCCGTTTCTTGCAGGCGGCCATCATGTTTGTTCCAGCCAACCGCGAATCGTAAGGATGGTAGCCAGGCTGTTTTGGCAGCCAAAAATTCCGCCTGAGCTTCAATGACGCGTTCCCGCGCAAGTCGGATTTGCAGATCAGAAGCGCCGCCAAGGCCCAATGCGTTCGCGAGATCGATCGGATAGTGCGTGTCTTCGATGGGCGAGATGGATCGAGGGAGAGCGGTGATTTCCTCGGGGGAGTCGGAATTCTCCCAAGGGAAATTTAGCGATGTTGATCTTATTGTGTTTGGACGGGAGGGTGTGCCTTCTGGAAGCGTCTCCTGGTGAGAAATCAGGGCGACGGCCGTCAGGTCCGTCATCGGAAGTGTCGGTAGCCGTTTGATCGGTGATGTTGACTTGATCGATGAATCATCGACAGAACCGTGATTGGACGGCTGGGAAGGACGCTGAAATGAAAGATAGGAGCGCGTGGTCTGGCATCCGGTCAAAAGGCCAGTAAGTGCGAGAGTTAACCCGAGGAAACCGAGGCCTATCGAAAAATGGAGTCGCCGTTTGAAACAATCCATGTTATTCACGTTTCAATCCGTTGAAAGCGCTGAGTGATTTTTCGAGTGATTGTCTGATGAAAGTGCTGTTTCAGCTGCTACTGATGCTCCGGGATGGAAACGATCGCCTTGCCATAATCTCCAGGTTTGAGGCGGCGATCGCCATTGTGATCAGCAGTATTATCAAGGTCGACTTCAACTTGCATCATCTGAGCACCTTCTGCGAGGGATCTCGCAAGTCGACTTACTTGGCAAGTTATCGATTGGTCGGGGAGTCCGCGGATGTTGTGAATCTCGACAGGCTGTCCAACTTCAATGTGGTTTGCGTGGTCCGCCATGACCATCATCAAGCCCCGTAAGCGATCAGTCCGGACCAGTACGAGTAAGGGGGGCATGGTGGCGGACGGCGTCTGGACCAGATCCCCTCGGTCAATCCCGCGGCGCATGATTTCACCGGCAAAGGGAGCCTTGATGTCAAGGTAATCGACCATGACCGCAGCCTTTCGCTCTTCTGCTAAAGCCACCTCAACGGCGGCTTGAGCAGCCTGGGCGTGAGCGGTTGCAGCTTGGACGTCGGCCTTGATGCTGTTTCGTTCAGCCTGGGCGGATGAATGGGCAAATTCTGCTTCATCCAGTTTGTCTTGCCGGAGAGCCCCCGAACCAACTAGCCGTTGGTAGCGTGCTAATTCTTTGGCCTTGAGTTTTTCCACCGCTTCGCTTGCCAGCAATTTGGCTTGAATCGCCGTGACATCTGCTTGTTGACTGGCGAAGTCGGCGCGAGCCTTTTCCACCATTTTTTGTCGCCGGGTAAGTTCTGCGTTGAGTTCGGGTACCCGCAGCTTCACTAAAACCTGGTTTTTCTTGACGGAATCTCCAATATCAACCAAGACCTCGTCGACAAATCCCTCCACACGGGACATGATTTCGGCTCGTTCAAATCCCCGTAGATGAATGGGAACGGTAACCTGTTCGTCCGCTAGGCTGAAGTGGCCGTTGATTGAGATCAGCGCAGTAAGAATTGCCAGTAGGAGTGACTTGTGCATTGAATTTCAGTGGGTTGCCGGGGTGGGGATGGGAGCGGGATTTGTGGCGGAGCCGGATTTGAAAATAACGTACAGGCAGGGTACGACGGCGAGTGACAATAGGGTGGCTCCGATGACACCTCCAATGATCGCCCTGGCGAGCGGTGCGTTTGCCT
The DNA window shown above is from Pirellulaceae bacterium and carries:
- a CDS encoding YbfB/YjiJ family MFS transporter, whose amino-acid sequence is MKKCHPVYATVAGFCLIAIGLSLCRFAYAPLIPSMIDHHWVTASGAGYLGGFNFLGYLIGCGAALFLPRRIGVTLLMRFSLVLAVVGQSMCVWDLGFAWLALARFLAGLAGASLVIHAPEVVLKHISERWKTVVNGVVFAGAGATIVFVCLLLPTFLAISVNAGWMFEAGLTLIAAVIAWPIARSTEPLAGEKQASLPKLERPTAFALLLIGIAYFLAAISITPHTLFLPDYLHNRFGTTAAVSSRLFSLVGLGSLVGALTSGVIARLLGTQLALMINYLLGAVGVLMVLVFANVTLITVSAFLIGFFLLCCVPLTSVRCREISGRIRASHDWGVLTLMFGVGLAVGSYGMSGLLSRGVSYYRLFVIAQVTSLASLLLSIWLLKGTHQQTTSDSLTEARQHEAAD
- a CDS encoding efflux RND transporter periplasmic adaptor subunit, producing the protein MHKSLLLAILTALISINGHFSLADEQVTVPIHLRGFERAEIMSRVEGFVDEVLVDIGDSVKKNQVLVKLRVPELNAELTRRQKMVEKARADFASQQADVTAIQAKLLASEAVEKLKAKELARYQRLVGSGALRQDKLDEAEFAHSSAQAERNSIKADVQAATAHAQAAQAAVEVALAEERKAAVMVDYLDIKAPFAGEIMRRGIDRGDLVQTPSATMPPLLVLVRTDRLRGLMMVMADHANHIEVGQPVEIHNIRGLPDQSITCQVSRLARSLAEGAQMMQVEVDLDNTADHNGDRRLKPGDYGKAIVSIPEHQ
- a CDS encoding TolC family protein; this translates as MDCFKRRLHFSIGLGFLGLTLALTGLLTGCQTTRSYLSFQRPSQPSNHGSVDDSSIKSTSPIKRLPTLPMTDLTAVALISHQETLPEGTPSRPNTIRSTSLNFPWENSDSPEEITALPRSISPIEDTHYPIDLANALGLGGASDLQIRLARERVIEAQAEFLAAKTAWLPSLRFAVGWNKHDGRLQETEGNILEVSRNSLFVGGGAGLGTAPLTGAASGPPRMIVNLSLSDAIFEPQVFNNLLAAQRANRSRVFNDSLSTIGLAYFNLLEAYGRLANAQVVLSANRTLLRLTTDFAQAGAGSEADASRAKAAFAMQERVVDEAKRQIAVASAELVRLIRLDASLKLAPAEEKVAVIELVDPTTPIEELIALGMSTRPELAQSNALIAATAGRVAQERWRPWLPNVMVGASGGSFGGGQATEFENQAGRSDIDLQAVWELENVGYGNRADRNRSRSQFRQAQIRFQLARDNVAAQIVTAASNVAGYREQVRIAMQGAQEAERSNRLNFERVKEAEGLPLELLQSITALQTSLDDYTNAVANHNRSQIELVRAIGQTPGAPPKPLNPSENRFSNTPADLSEAPLPPE